The Lycium barbarum isolate Lr01 chromosome 12, ASM1917538v2, whole genome shotgun sequence genome includes a region encoding these proteins:
- the LOC132624190 gene encoding uncharacterized protein LOC132624190: protein MGTKRNVQADCSNMGTKRNVLADCSNRKKQLPQLGSQVQQVPLDSISSAIQEQVQQMSQDSTTQEENEQSEEGAPSTEKRKRARTQMLSVHGRTECKLIVLNKYNQPVGPTPAVVAVLGSFLGTLARKSTFCPVNVLDWRKLKTHKDMWSYTKEKYDIPGTTTKWDFKAISNVWRRYETWSKQRYYLPYATDELRMAKRPANIPQSHFKYLIEYWNSYKAKEKEKESSDAVTNKDIFVTTRKRKPGRAEMDRIETQESEDGSQSVDAFASVMGSEHPGCVRLYGRGVTKTVLKEKVGNSGPSLNITDEMMQQKMEAVSSVEKSIDSFPSICYTQQQLGSYDTLQLEGFYPLHSALPS from the exons ATGGGAACAAAAAGAAATGTTCAAGCTGATTGTTCAAATATGGGAACAAAAAGAAATGTTCTGGCTGATTGTTCAAATAGAAAAAAACAGCTTCCACAGCTAGGATCCCAAGTGCAACAAGTGCCACTAGATTCTATATCTTCT GCAATACAAGAACAAGTCCAGCAAATGTCACAAGATTCTACCACTCAAGAGGAAAACGAACAATCTGAGGAAGGAG CTCCTTCcactgaaaaaagaaaaagagccaGAACACAAATGCTCAGTGTACATGGACGGACTGAGTGTAAACTAATAGTGCTAAATAAGTACAACCAACCTGTTGGTCCTACTCCAGCAGTCGTAGCAGTGCTAGGCAGCTTTCTTGGCACATTGGCAAGGAAGTCGACCTTTTGTCCTGTTAATGTGTTAGATTGGAGGAAATTGAAAACTCATAAAGATATGTGGAGCTATACCAAG GAAAAATATGACATTCCTGGTACTACAACTAAATGGGATTTCAAAGCAATATCAAATGTTTGGAGAAGGTATGAGACTTGGTCGAAGCAACGATACTATTTACCCTATGCCACTGATGAACTTCGAATGGCAAAAAGGCCTGCAAATATTCCACAATCTCATTTTAAGTATCTTATTGAATACTGGAACTCCTACAAAGCTAAG GAAAAAGAGAAGGAAAGTTCTGATGCTGTAACAAATAAGGATATCTTTGTGACTACAAGAAAGAGGAAACCTGGGCGA GCTGAAATGGACAGAATAGAAACTCAAGAAAGCGAAGATGGCAGTCAATCAGTTGATGCATTTGCATCAGTCATGGGATCTGAGCATCCAGGATGCGTAAGATTGTATGGGCGTGGGGTTACCAAAACAGTCTTGAAAGAAAAAGTGGGAAATTCTGGACCCTCTTTAAATATTACTGATGAAATGATGCAACAAAAAATGGAG GCTGTCTCTTCTGTTGAAAAATCCATTGATTCCTTTCCCTCCATATGCTATACACAGCAGCAGCTAGGATCATACGATACACTTCAGCTTGAGGGCTTTTACCCCTTGCATTCTGCTCTGCCCAGCTAA